CGCCGATACGCCGAGTCCTCGCGGCAATATCCCGACCTCGACTCCGCCATCATCCGGCTCGGGCTCTCCGGCGTCGTGCGCGGTTTCGTCGTCGACACCGCGCACTTCAAGGGCAACTACCCGAAGGCCTGCGCGATCGAAGGCGCGAGCATCGAAGGGCACCCCGACGTCTCCGAGCTCACCTCCGACAAGGTGAAGTGGACGCCGATCCTCCCGCGCGTCGACCTGAAGGGCGACAGCAAGAACCTCTTCGCGGTCGACGTGCCGCAGCGCTTCACGCACCTCCGCTTCCACATCTATCCCGACGGCGGCGTCGCGCGCCTCCGCGTCCACGGCGACGTCATGCCCGGCGCGCGGTGGATGGGCAAGCCCGCGCGCCCCCAGCTCGTCGACCTCGCCGCCGCGGAGCACGGCGGGCTCGTCGTCTCGTGCAACGACATGTTCTTCGGGTCGCGGCACAACCTCATCATGCCGGGCCGCGGCGTGAACATGGGCGACGGCTGGGAGACGAAGCGCTCGCGCCGCGAAGGCCCCGACTGGGTCGTCGTGCGCCTCGCGACGGAGGGATCGATCGAGCGCGCGATCGTCGACACGCTCCACTTCAAGGGCAACGCCCCCGACTTCTGCGCGATCGACGTCGCCGCCGTGCCCGAGGGCGCGCCCGATCCCGACGGCGCGAAGGACGAAGGTTGGCTCCCGCTCCTCGCGAAGACGAGCCTCCAGCCGCACACCGAGCACCGCTTCGACACCCACGGCGGGCCCGCCACGCACGCGCGCCTCCGCATCTGGCCCGACGGCGGCGTCTCGCGCCTCCGCCTCCTCGGCGTCGCGACCGACGCCGGCCGCGAGCGCGCCGGCATGCGCTACGTGCGCGCGATGCCGGAGCCCGAGCTCGAGGCCGCGCTGCGCTCGTGCTGCGGCTCCTCCGCGTGGGTCACGGCGATGGTGAAGGAGCGCCCGTTCGCGTCGCTCGCGGCGATGAAGGCGCGCGCCGGCGAGCTCTGGAAGAAGCTCTCCGCCCCCGACTTCGACGAGGCCTTCAAGGCCCACCCGCGGATCGGCGAGAAGAAGGCGGAGGCCCACCAGAGCGCGACCGCCCACGGGTGGTCGACGAACGAACAATCCAAAGTAGCGTCCGCGAGCGAGGCGGTGTTGGCCGAGCTCCGCGAAATCAACAAAGCTTACGAGGAGAAATTCGGCCGTATTTACATCGTTTGCGCGACGGGCAAATCGGCAGAAGAAATGCTCGCGATTGCCAAAGAGCGAATGCAGAACGCGCCCGACGCCGAGCTCGAGCGCGCCGCCGACGAACAACGGAAGATCACCGAGCTCCGCCTCGAGAAGATGGTGCGCGAATGAAGAGCGTCTCGACTCACGTCCTCGACATCCACCGCGGGCGGCCGGCGGAGGGGGTCCCTGTCTCGCTCGAGAAGAAGAGCGGCGACGCGTTCCTCCCGCTGAAGAGCGGCCTCACCGACGCCGACGGGCGCGTGAAGGACCTCGTGCCGGAAGGGCAGCTCGAGGCGGGCACGTACCGCATCACCTTCGACACCGGCGCCTACTTCGCCGCGCAGAGCGTCGAGGGCTTCTATCCCGAGGCGAGCATCGTCTTCGTCGTCCGCGACGCGAACGCGCACTACCACGTCCCGCTCCTCCTCAGCGCGCACGGCTACTCGACGTACCGCGGCAGCTGAGAGAGCGGATCGTCAGTCGATCTTGTGGCAGCCGGCGCAGCCGAAGCCCTGCTTCGTCGCGGGGTCGAACGGCTTCTCGCCGAGCGCGGAGGCCATCTCCGGCACGACCTTCTCGCCCATGAACTTCATGATCGCGGGCTTCGCCTTCATCAGCTTCTCGTGCCCGCCGTTCGACATCGTGAGCTTCGGCAGGACGTCGCGCGGGTCCTGCTTCTTGCTCGGGCCGTGGCAGGTCGCGCAGCCGAACTTCTCGTAGCGCTTCGCGTCGTGCTCCTTGAAGACCTTCCCGACGTTGGGGACGACCTTCGTCATCATGACCTCCACCTTCTTGTCCTTCGGGAGATCGTCGAACTTCGGCGCGTTCGTCTCCTCGACCTTCGGCTTGTCCGCGCCGGGCTGAGCCGCCGCGCCGCCGGCGTCGGCGCCGGGCTGGTCGGGAGCGGTGAAGCCCGGGGCGCTCGCGTCGGCCTCGACCTGCGGAGGGGTCGGCGTGACCGGCGGCGGCTGGGTGGACGAGTCGCCGCCGCAGGCTACGAACGAGCCCACGAGGACGGTGGAGAGGGCAAGAATGATGTGGCGCATCGCCCGCGCTTCTACGCCCTCCCGCGTGGCGCTGACAAGCCCGCTGACGTAAATCTCGACGGCTCGTGCCGTTCTGATTCATCATCGGCCGATCCATGAGCCCTGCATTCGTCACGGAGTGGCTGAACCTCGCCGTCCGGATGATCCACGTCATCGCCGCGATCATGTGGATCGGCAGCTCGCTCTTCTTCAACTGGCTCGATCCCCGGATCGAGGTGAACGAAGAGACGAAGAAGAAAGGGCTCGAAGGCGAGCTCTGGATGGTCCACTCCGGCGGCTTCTACGACGTCCAGAAGACGCTCGTCGCGCCGAAGGTGATGCCGAAGCGCCTCCACTGGTTCAAGTGGGAGGCGGGCTTCACGCTCCTCTCCGGTTGGCTCCTCCTCGACGTCGTCTTCTTCCAGGGCGGCGGCGTCACCCTCGTCGACCCGAACGTCTCGAGCCTCTCGCCCGCGATGGCGACCGCGCTCGTCATCGGCGTCCTGATCGGCTCGTGGTTCGTCTACGACATCTTCTGGCGGACGCCGCTCGCGAAGAACGTCTACGTCGGCGGCACGATCACCTACTTTTTCATCATCGGCGTCCTCTGGTTCTTCGCGCACAAGGTCAGCGGCCGCGCGGCGTTCCTCCTCACCGGCGCGATGATGGGCACCTGGATGGCGACCAACGTCTGGGTCCACATCATCCCGGCGCAGCAGGGCCTCGTCGACGCGGTCACGAGCGGCAAGCCGCCGAGCGAGCACCTCGCCAAGCACGCGAAGACGCGGTCGCGGCACAACAACTACATGACCTATCCGGTCGTGCTCGCGATGCTGAGCAACCACTTCCCGGGCCTCTACGGCCACGAGTCGAACTGGCTCATCCTCGCCGGACTCATCGTCGTCGCGGCGTCGATTCGGCACTTCCAGAACACGTTCAAGGAGCTCTCGCCGGTCGTCCTCATCGTCCCGCTCGTCGTGCTCCTCACGCTCCTCCATTCATCGCTCACGTCGACCGCGCCCGTCACCGGCGCGACCGATCCGAACGTGCAGCTCACCGCGACGGTGCCGTCGAACAAGGGCGGCCCGGAGAAGGTCGCGAACGAATCCACCGTCGGCACGATCAAGGGGAGCGTCCTCCTCGAAGGCACGCCGCCGCCGAACAAGCCGATCAACATCGGCACGTGCGTGAGCGACGGGACCGGGCCCACGACGACGGAGGCGGTGCTCTCGACGGACGGGAAGCTCCAGAACGCCTTCGTCTGGATCAAGACCGGCCTCGACGACTACAAGGGGCCCGCCGCGCCGCCCGAGCCCGTCGTGATGGACCAGAAGGCTTGTCAGTACAAGCCGCACGTCGTCGGCGCGCGCGTCGGGCAGAAGGTCGTGTTCCTCAACAGCGACCCCGTCCTCCACAACGTGCGCTCCGTCGCCGACGCGAACAGCACCTTCAACGACATGATGCCGACGAAGGACATGCGGCTCGAGAAGGTCTTCGAGAAGACCGAGGTCCCGGTCCGCGCGAAGTGCGACGTCCACCCGTGGATGGCGGCGTTCATCGGCGTCGTCCCGCACCCGTTCTTCGCGGTGACGGGCCCCGACGGCTCGTTCACCCTCGCGAACGTCCCCGAAGGCGAATATGACATAGAGGCGTGGCACGAGGTCTTCGGCAAGCAGACCGCGAAGGCGAAGGTGAAGGCGCGCGAAGGCGTGACCGTCACGCTGACGTTCAAGGCGGAGTAGCGCCTGGCCGGCTCCTCGACCGGGCGCGTCGAGCGACGACCTACGATCCGCTCTCGCCGGTGAAGCGAAAGGAGCCGGAGATCGCGATCGTGTCGGGCCCGGCCGAGTCGACGAGCGTGGCGGTGAACGTGCCGGAGTAGGTGGTGCCCGTCACGGTGAGCTCGATCGCGCACGCGCCAGTGGCGTCGCGCGCGCGGAACTGCGAGAGCGGCGCGATCGTGCGCTGGAGCTGGACGCGCGGCGCCTGGCCGGAGCCGGGCGTCGGGTTCGTGCCGCACACGTAGCTGCCGGAGGCCTTCGGTAGGAACGTGAGGCGCAGCTCCATCTCGCGCGGCTCCGTCTGGAAGAGCACGCTCTGTTGCGCGAGATCGTCCGTGCCGCCGAGGGTCCAGAAGCTCTCGATGACGCGCGCCTGCTCGTAGCCGTCGCGCGCGCTCGTATCGATGCGCACGAACGCCTTGTTGTCGCCGGGGGGCGCGGGGTCTCCGCCGGCGTCGCTCGAGGTGCCGGCGTCCGTGTTCCCCGCGCTCCCCGCGGCGTCCGGCGTCGCGGTCGCGTCGGCCTGCTCTGCGCCCGCGTCCGCGTTTCCGCTGCCGGCGGTACCAGGATCGTCCGAGGAGCTGCAGGCGACGGTGATGAGCACGGTGAGCAGGACTGCGAGACGCGACATGGGGCTCCTGAGTCGAAGATGGATCTCGAACCATCCCATCGCCGTCCGCCGGCTGTCAAACGTCCAGCGCTCCCCCCGTCACCGCCCGTGATCGGTGACGACCACGAGAACGGCGACGTGATCGCGGAGTCTCCGCGAAGGGCGGACCCGAGACGCAGGGCGAGCTGACGGGCCGCGCCCACTTCGCGTTCCAGGCGAAGGACCAGGCGACCGTGGACAAGGCCTACGCCGCAGGCCTCGCCGCCGGCGGCAAGGACAACGGCGCCCCCGGCATCCGCGCGCAGTATCACCCCGGCTACTACGCGGGCTTCCTCCTCGATCCGGACGGCAACAACGTCGAGGTCGTCCACCACGGGTCGGCGAGTAGGGCGCGCGCGACGGAGAAAGAGCGCTCGGCGCTCGGCTCCACCTCAGAGCGACTGCGACGCCGCGGGGTACGTGTCGACCATGAGGTAGGCGCGCATCCGGGCGGGCCGCGCGCTCTCGGGGAGGTTCACCGTCACCGAGGCGATCTTGCCTGCCGGCGTCGAGGTCCGCGTCGTCGTGGAGGCGAGGCCGTACTTGAGGCTCACGGGCCGCCCGGTGGCGGCGTCGACGAGCAGCACGCCGAAGCTGTGCTCGTCGGCGCGGAGGCTCGAGCCGGTGATCGTCGCGGTGACGGTCGGGTTCGTGACGAGGCCGCCGACCCAGCCGCCCGCGACCGAGAAGCGCACGTCGCCGACGCCCGCGGGCATCGTCGTCGTGCCGCCCGCGTGCGGCCGGATGTTCGTCGAGCCGAAGACGTTGAGCACGTCGGTCGTCGGGTTGCAGAAGCCGAGCTTCGCGAGGAACGGCCCGTAGAACGGGATGTTCGCGCACTTCGTCTTCACGTGGACGCCGGGCTGCGAGAGCGGTGTGCCATCCGCGCCGAGGTGCGCGCTCACGCGGAAGACGTCGAACGGCATGTCGAAGTTCATGGCCTTCACCGTGAACCCGGACTCGTTGACGAGGTTGAGGAGGCCGTCCTTGTACGTCGCCTCGACGGGGAAGAGGACCTGCGTCGTCGGATCGACGACGGTGCCTCCCGCCGCGTCGAGCATGCCGCCGACCACCCAGCCGACGCGCCGCTCGCTCGTGCCCTCGACCATGCCGACGAGGTAGTGGAGCGAGTCGAAGCCGATCTGGTTGTAGCTCGGCATCACCGTCGGGTACGGGACCGCGATGCGATGAAGCTCGAAGACGCCGGCGGCGTCGCCCGGCCGCGCGGGCACCGGGATCTCCGCCGCCGGGCCGCCCGCGCCGAGCGCGAGCTCGAAGGTCTGATCGAAGCTCCCGGCGCGGCGACCGCCCGAGAATAGGAGGCCCTCGCGCGTCGGGCTCATCAGGTAGTCGCCGCGGAGCCGGATCTTCACCTTGCCGTCCGCGCCCGCGGCGAAGCGGTTGCGCGGCACGATCGTGACGAAGCGACGATCGCCGGACGTGTCGACGTCGACCGGCGCGGGCGGATCGAGCGTCACCTTAAGCGTGCGGTCGTCGATGAGCGCGAGCTTGGTGTCGCCGCCCTCCCGCTTCGTGAGCGTGAACGCGAGCGGCTGGTTCGCCTCGACCTGGGGCGGCGGCTCGGCGAGCACGCTCCCGAGCGGCGTCGTGAAGAGGAGGTTCGCGCCGTCCCGCGGCATCGCCTCGCCGCCGCCGGCGACGCAGTCCGGATCGGAGGCCGCGCCGGCGCGGAGGCAGTAGTCGTAGGGCGTGGCGAAGATCTCGCCGCTCTCGCCCGCGATGACGATGAAGTCGCGGCCGAGCGCGGGCGAGCCGCCGAAGTCGTTGCGGTCCTCCTTGATGAGGCGCCGGCTCCAGCGGAGCGCGCCGTGACGATCGAGGACGTAGAGCCGGCCGTCGCCGCCGCCGAAGTAGATGTTGTCGTCGCCGTCGATCGCCGGCGACGAGCGGATCGGCTCGCGCGTGTCGAACTGCCAGCGGAGCGCCCCGCTCTCGGCGTCGAGCGCGTAGACCGTGCCGTCCGACGACGGCTGGATGATCGTGCCGTCCGAGAGGCGGCCGGGGCTCGCGTAGACGTGATCGTTCGTGGCGAACGACCAGACCACGCGGCCGCTCGCCTGATCGTACGAGCGCACGTAGCCGTCGTACGCGCCGACGACCATGCGCCCCTCGGAGAGCATCGGGCTCGCGGCGATGGTCGCCTGCACGCCGTCGCCCCAGAGCTCCTGACCCGTGGGAGAGAGCGCGAAGGTGTTGCGCCAGAAGTGCGTCATCCACGCGTAGCCGGCGATGTAGTTGTTGCCGAGGTACAGGTTCCCCGTCGTCGGATCGATCGCCGGGAGAGACCACGTCTGGTCGTTCATCGTCCACGGCCAACCCGGCTTGTTGCGCCCGGCGTCGCGATCGAGGCCGTAGACGTGCCGGTTGTCGTTCGGGACGTAGAGCGTCCCGTCGGGGCCGATGGCGACGTTGCCCTCGAACCAGTTGATGTAGCCGCCGGTTGACTCGGGCGCCGCCGCCTGGAAGCGCCAGAGCTCGCGCCCGTCCCTCCGATCGAGCGCGCGCACGAAGCCGTCCCCGGCGCCGTAGTAGACGCGGCCCTTGTCGTCGAGGAGCGCTGACGAGTCGATGACCTCGCCGTTCTTCACCTTCCAGCGGAGCTCGCCCCTGCGATCGAGCGCGTAGAAGAACGTGTCGGCCGAGCCGATGTAGACGTTCTCGTCGCCGTCGATGACCGCGGTCGAGAAGATGCCCTTCCCCGTCTTGAACGACCACGGCGCGACGTCGCTCGGCCGCGGGCGCACAGGGCTCCGCCCGTCCTGACGAAGACCGCGCCGGAACTTCGGCCATGGGCTCTTCGGGTCGAGCGGGCGATCGGAGCAGACGCCGCCCCCTTCGCACGCGACGCTCGCGTTCGCCTCCGACGACGCGGCCTCTTCGTCGGTGACGCTGCATCCGTTGACGAGAGAGAGGAGGAGGACGGGAACCGAGACGGCCAGACCGCGGAGAGCTCGCATGCCTCCGCGTCGATGCAGGTCGCGTACCTAGTCCTACATCGGGGCCTTTCTTGAAAACACGAGGGTTTTTTTGGCCTGCGTCGCGCGCGATCCGCCGCCGATTGGCCGCAGATCGCGACTCGAGTCCTCGCTTCTGAAATCCGCTCACCGCGTGGTCGCATACGGGCCTGTGTCGAAGGCCTTCTTGGCCCTTCGCGTCAGGAGCGCTTCCACGAGATCGTCGACGGTGAGCTCGTCACGGCGCGGCGCGGGCGGCTGGTGGTTCGCCACGGAGGTCGAGATCGAATTCGACTCTCGAGCCGCGACCCAGATCTACCGGCCCGACGTGTCAGGGTGGAGACGGGACCGGCTCCCGGAGCTTCCCGAGGAGGTCCCCGTCACCGCACGCCCGGACTGGATCTGTGAGGTCTTGTCACGTTCGAACAAGCGCAACGACACCATCCGAAAGCGGCGCGTGTACCATCGAAGCGGCGTCGGCCACTACTGGATCCTCGATCCGGACGAAGCGACCCTCGAGGTCTTTCGTTGGCACATGGACGGATACCTCCTCATGCTGACAGCCGAGCGTGGTGACCACGTTCGCGCAGAGCCGTTCGACGCACTCGAGCTCGACTGAGCTTCGGAGGAACTTCGGGGCCGAGGGAGCTTGTCCTTCACGCGCCGAAACCGGGCCGGATCGGCGAGCGACGCCGGGGCACCGTCGAGACGAAGAGCGTGATGGTGGCATCACGATCCGCGCGCGACCAGATCGACCTGCTCGAGACGGCGTAGCGCTCGCCTCGCGTGCGACGTGGGGGGAAAGCGGTAGAGCGCCGTAGCGAACGACAGGGCGCGGCGCTCGAGCCGCGCGCGCCGCCCTTCGGTGCAACCGTCCACCCCGCAGACCCTCCAGGCCGCCCAGGCTGCGGAGCGCCAGAAGTACTACGTCGCGAAGAAGACCTTCACGAGCGGCAGCGGTGGCGTCACGATCGGCGAGGCATACTGCAATAACGCGTTCGACATCCCGGTGACGGGCGGGTGTACCGCCCCCGACAACAGCGGCGCGCGACTCACCGTCAGCAGGCCAGGCAGCAACTTGAGCAATCCGAGCCTCCCATTCAATTGGACCTGCGGGTTCTTCAATACCAGCGCGGCCGCGCAGGTCGAGGCGCACGTCGTCTGCAAGCGCCCCTGAGAGAAAGGCGACCACTCAGCGCGTGAGCGTCGTCGTCTCGCAGGTCGCGCCGTCGAGGAAGCGGTCGTCGCGGTAGGGAGGCTCGCCCGGGGGCATCGTGTATTCGCCTTTGAAGACGAGCGAGAGCTCTTCGGCGCTCGGGTCGCGCCTGCACAGCCACGCGAGGAGGCCCGCGGTGAGACGACCGCTCGCGTCGCGCGCGACGAGCGCGAGGTACATCCGCCACCGCAGGTCGTCGTAGAGGAGCGGCCTCTTGCTCGCGCCTTCCGCGCGGCGCTCCATCGCCACCAGGAAGCCGTCGTCGCGCCTCGGATCGGGAGAGAACATCGACCACCGCTGCACGAGCCCGAGCGGGCGAAGGACGGCCCCGAGCGCTGGAGACGGCGACGGCGGCTCCGCCAGCTCGCCCGCGTTCCAGCCGACGATCGCACAGAGCGCCGCGCCGAGGACCGGCGCCCACCGTCGATCGTGGGCCCGGCCGCGCCCGTCCTCGCTCGCGGAGCCTCGCGCCGGACCTCCACGTACTCCGCACGCGTCCCAGAAGCGCGGCGGCAGGAAGAGCGCCCAGCACGCGAACATGATCCACGGGAACAGCGCGAGGCGCATCGTGACGAGCATGCCCGCGTGGAGCGCGAACGCCGCCGCGACCGCGACGATGCGGAGCACGTCGCGCCGCCACGGCACGAAGAGGAGGAGCGGCGCGGCGAGCTCGATCACGAGCGTGCCGTACGTCAGCGCGAGCGACCACGCGGCGCGCGCGCCGAGCCAGCGACCCGCCGGCGTCACGTAGTCGTCGAGCTGGAGCGCGTAGTAGACGGCGGTGCCGTCCCGCCACGTCGGACCGCTCTTGTGTCCGACGCCGACGAGGTACACGATCGCGAGCTGCGCCGCGGCCACGAAGCACGCCGCGCCGGACACCTGCGATGGGGACGCATCCGCAGAGCCGGAGCGCCGCCGCGCGTCGAGGCTGAAGCGCGCGCCGAGCGGGAGCCAGATCGCGACGAAGAGCATGGCCCGCAGCACGACGTCGCCGCGGTAGAGCACGAGCGGCATCCGCGCCTGGAGCGACGTGAGGAGCGCCCACGTCGCGATCGTCATCGCCCGCGTGCGCCAGCCGAGCGCGAGACCGATCGCGCACGCCGCCGCGACGACGAAGAGCGCCACCTGCCACGCCGCCCCGCCCCCCAGCGCGTGGAGCGACCACGAAGGACAGCTCCGGACCAGCGTGGCCTCGAGCTCCGCCAGCGCCGCGCGCGGGAGAACGCCGTCGTCGGTGTAAAATGCACGCAGATCGGAGGCGCGCGACACGAGGTCCGCGAGGACGATCGCCGCGACAGAGACGCGAAAGGCCGCGAGCGCGCGGACGTCGAGCGCGAACGTCCGCGCGAAGAGGTCGTGGAGGCCCAGCGCTCAGGCGCCGCCGCCGTCGGGGTTGACGCGGTAGATGAACGCAGCGCCGAGCGGCTTGTCCTGGTAGCCCACGACCTGCCCCGACGACGGCATCGTGGGATGAAACAAGGGCTGCCGTTGCGTCACGCTGACGAGGATGGTCTTCGGGCTGCTCACCCGGTTGAAGAAGACGTGGAGCTTGACGCTCGGATTCCCATCGACGGGCATGGAGATGCCCCCGCCCTCTGGGAACACGAGGCTCGACGCCTGCTTATCCATCCTCTCCATACCGCCGACCGTGATGAAGCCACCCGGGTACTGCTTCGTGACGACCTTCTTGCCGTTCGGCGGCCCCTCGTACGTCTGGAACGAGAACGGCGGCACGTAGACCTGGCCGGTGAAGGTCACCTCGATATTGCCGTTCGATCCGGCGGGCGCGCCCGGCTTTAGAGCTCGCCTCATCCTCGCCTTGAAGCCGGGCGAGGTCGCGGTCGACGGAATGCGGGCATCGGGCATGTGCCTCGCTGTCCCGTTGCTGAACGCGGCGATGTCCGCGTCGCTGAGGGGCGTGCCCATCGACTGGGCGGAGGCGTCCGAGGCGACGGCCATCAACGCGGCGATACCGAGGCAGGCGAGGACGCTACGACGGGTGCAGGAGGCGCTGTTCGTGCTCGTATTCATGATCATTGTTCTCTTCCCACTTCGTGCAGTCTTCTTCGACGAGGCAGGCGTCGCCTCGAGTCATCGTGCAAGGAAAGGCGCTATCAGCCCTTCAGCGCCTTCGTCCTTCTTGGAGCATGCGTACGCATGGGCGAGCACCGTCGAACGAGCGCGCCGCGGGCGTCGATGGCCGCTTCCTTGCACGGTGACTTCGCTGCCAGGGTAGGCACCCCGCGAGCGCCTCGAGGATGCGGGCGCGGACGCCCTCCGGGATCGGGACGCCGAGGCCTGCCGGCCACGGCTCTTCGACGTGAAGGGCTCGCGCTCTTTGCGGCCGGCGGCGCGGTCACGACCCTGACGGCCGATCGCGTCGAAGCGCTCGGGGATCGCGCCGCCACCGCCGGTGATGAACGCCGGGATGCCGGCGTTCGCGAACGCGTAATACGAGTGGACATGGCCATGGACGGTGAGGTCGACACACGGAGCGTCCTTCTGCACGTCGACGAGTACGAGGACAACCGACGTGGACATCGCGCCGAGGAACGCGACCTACGAAGCGGCCATCGCCGTCGCCAAGGAGAAGGGCTTCGACGTGGGGTGACGGCCGCGGCCGACTTTCACGCGCCGGTCTCGGCGCGCGCGGGTCAGCACTTCTGGCAGGAGGGAGGGAGCGCGGCCGTCGTCGCGTCGCTGGTGGCGAACGCGGCGAGCGCCTCGCACGTC
This region of Labilithrix sp. genomic DNA includes:
- the alc gene encoding allantoicase, which produces MADDFTSLIDLAAERLGGSVLWATDDFFAEKENLLKPAEAVFIEGKYTDRGKWMDGWESRRKRRYAESSRQYPDLDSAIIRLGLSGVVRGFVVDTAHFKGNYPKACAIEGASIEGHPDVSELTSDKVKWTPILPRVDLKGDSKNLFAVDVPQRFTHLRFHIYPDGGVARLRVHGDVMPGARWMGKPARPQLVDLAAAEHGGLVVSCNDMFFGSRHNLIMPGRGVNMGDGWETKRSRREGPDWVVVRLATEGSIERAIVDTLHFKGNAPDFCAIDVAAVPEGAPDPDGAKDEGWLPLLAKTSLQPHTEHRFDTHGGPATHARLRIWPDGGVSRLRLLGVATDAGRERAGMRYVRAMPEPELEAALRSCCGSSAWVTAMVKERPFASLAAMKARAGELWKKLSAPDFDEAFKAHPRIGEKKAEAHQSATAHGWSTNEQSKVASASEAVLAELREINKAYEEKFGRIYIVCATGKSAEEMLAIAKERMQNAPDAELERAADEQRKITELRLEKMVRE
- a CDS encoding urate hydroxylase PuuD, whose product is MSPAFVTEWLNLAVRMIHVIAAIMWIGSSLFFNWLDPRIEVNEETKKKGLEGELWMVHSGGFYDVQKTLVAPKVMPKRLHWFKWEAGFTLLSGWLLLDVVFFQGGGVTLVDPNVSSLSPAMATALVIGVLIGSWFVYDIFWRTPLAKNVYVGGTITYFFIIGVLWFFAHKVSGRAAFLLTGAMMGTWMATNVWVHIIPAQQGLVDAVTSGKPPSEHLAKHAKTRSRHNNYMTYPVVLAMLSNHFPGLYGHESNWLILAGLIVVAASIRHFQNTFKELSPVVLIVPLVVLLTLLHSSLTSTAPVTGATDPNVQLTATVPSNKGGPEKVANESTVGTIKGSVLLEGTPPPNKPINIGTCVSDGTGPTTTEAVLSTDGKLQNAFVWIKTGLDDYKGPAAPPEPVVMDQKACQYKPHVVGARVGQKVVFLNSDPVLHNVRSVADANSTFNDMMPTKDMRLEKVFEKTEVPVRAKCDVHPWMAAFIGVVPHPFFAVTGPDGSFTLANVPEGEYDIEAWHEVFGKQTAKAKVKAREGVTVTLTFKAE
- the uraH gene encoding hydroxyisourate hydrolase; amino-acid sequence: MKSVSTHVLDIHRGRPAEGVPVSLEKKSGDAFLPLKSGLTDADGRVKDLVPEGQLEAGTYRITFDTGAYFAAQSVEGFYPEASIVFVVRDANAHYHVPLLLSAHGYSTYRGS
- a CDS encoding HTTM domain-containing protein, coding for MSRASDLRAFYTDDGVLPRAALAELEATLVRSCPSWSLHALGGGAAWQVALFVVAAACAIGLALGWRTRAMTIATWALLTSLQARMPLVLYRGDVVLRAMLFVAIWLPLGARFSLDARRRSGSADASPSQVSGAACFVAAAQLAIVYLVGVGHKSGPTWRDGTAVYYALQLDDYVTPAGRWLGARAAWSLALTYGTLVIELAAPLLLFVPWRRDVLRIVAVAAAFALHAGMLVTMRLALFPWIMFACWALFLPPRFWDACGVRGGPARGSASEDGRGRAHDRRWAPVLGAALCAIVGWNAGELAEPPSPSPALGAVLRPLGLVQRWSMFSPDPRRDDGFLVAMERRAEGASKRPLLYDDLRWRMYLALVARDASGRLTAGLLAWLCRRDPSAEELSLVFKGEYTMPPGEPPYRDDRFLDGATCETTTLTR
- a CDS encoding PQQ-like beta-propeller repeat protein, with product MRALRGLAVSVPVLLLSLVNGCSVTDEEAASSEANASVACEGGGVCSDRPLDPKSPWPKFRRGLRQDGRSPVRPRPSDVAPWSFKTGKGIFSTAVIDGDENVYIGSADTFFYALDRRGELRWKVKNGEVIDSSALLDDKGRVYYGAGDGFVRALDRRDGRELWRFQAAAPESTGGYINWFEGNVAIGPDGTLYVPNDNRHVYGLDRDAGRNKPGWPWTMNDQTWSLPAIDPTTGNLYLGNNYIAGYAWMTHFWRNTFALSPTGQELWGDGVQATIAASPMLSEGRMVVGAYDGYVRSYDQASGRVVWSFATNDHVYASPGRLSDGTIIQPSSDGTVYALDAESGALRWQFDTREPIRSSPAIDGDDNIYFGGGDGRLYVLDRHGALRWSRRLIKEDRNDFGGSPALGRDFIVIAGESGEIFATPYDYCLRAGAASDPDCVAGGGEAMPRDGANLLFTTPLGSVLAEPPPQVEANQPLAFTLTKREGGDTKLALIDDRTLKVTLDPPAPVDVDTSGDRRFVTIVPRNRFAAGADGKVKIRLRGDYLMSPTREGLLFSGGRRAGSFDQTFELALGAGGPAAEIPVPARPGDAAGVFELHRIAVPYPTVMPSYNQIGFDSLHYLVGMVEGTSERRVGWVVGGMLDAAGGTVVDPTTQVLFPVEATYKDGLLNLVNESGFTVKAMNFDMPFDVFRVSAHLGADGTPLSQPGVHVKTKCANIPFYGPFLAKLGFCNPTTDVLNVFGSTNIRPHAGGTTTMPAGVGDVRFSVAGGWVGGLVTNPTVTATITGSSLRADEHSFGVLLVDAATGRPVSLKYGLASTTTRTSTPAGKIASVTVNLPESARPARMRAYLMVDTYPAASQSL
- a CDS encoding Uma2 family endonuclease; translation: MGRRSRLESSLLKSAHRVVAYGPVSKAFLALRVRSASTRSSTVSSSRRGAGGWWFATEVEIEFDSRAATQIYRPDVSGWRRDRLPELPEEVPVTARPDWICEVLSRSNKRNDTIRKRRVYHRSGVGHYWILDPDEATLEVFRWHMDGYLLMLTAERGDHVRAEPFDALELD